A genome region from Nycticebus coucang isolate mNycCou1 chromosome 4, mNycCou1.pri, whole genome shotgun sequence includes the following:
- the IL1RL1 gene encoding interleukin-1 receptor-like 1 yields MELWILAILTALIHSTVAATAKYNNLSGGLENEALIVRCPKQKGAHYPVDWYYSKTNKSIPTHERSRVFASGRNLKFLPAKVDDSGIYTCIIRSPNVNKTRYVNVTIYKKQPDCNTPDYLIHSTVSGSEKNSKIYCPTIDLYNWTAPLEWFKNCQALQGSRYKAHRSFLVIDNVMSEDAGDYTCKFTHNENGVNYSVSATRSFTVQDDQAFSLFPVIRAPPYNETKEVEIGETVNITCSACFGRGAQFLAVVLWQLNGSKVKDFGEGRIQEEEGQNQSSSSEMTCLNMVLRIADVKEEDLSLKYDCLALNLHGVRRHTVRLSRKNPIDNPSIYYIVAGCSTLLMLINGLAIILKVFWIELILLWRDIVRPYKTRNDGKIYDAYVIYPRDYKASPEGAGPVEYFVHQILPDVLENKCGYNLCIYGRDLLPGEDAATAVESSIRQSRRHIFILTPQVLQSKEFAYEQEIALHSALIQNDSKAILLEMEALSGPSGLQVGELQDSLRHLMEVQGTIKWREDHVANKRSLNSKFWKHVRYQMPVPSRLSSLTSQGQ; encoded by the exons ATGGAGCTTTGGATCTTGGCAATTCTAACAGCCCTCATACATTCCACAGTAGCTGCAACAGCTAAGTATA ataatctATCTGGGGGCTTGGAAAATGAGGCTTTGATTGTGAGATGTCCTAAACAAAAAGGAGCTCATTACCCTGTGGATTGGTattactcaaaaacaaacaaaagtatcCCCACCCATGAAAGAAGTCGTGTATTTGCCTCAGGTAGAAATCTGAAGTTTCTACCAGCCAAAGTGGATGATTCTGGTATTTATACCTGCATCATCAGAAG CCCCAACGTCAATAAGACTAGATATGTAAATGTTACCATATATAAAAAACAACCAGATTGCAACACTCCAGATTATTTGATACATTCCACAGTATCTGgatcagaaaaaaattccaaaatatattGTCCTACAATTGACCTCTACAATTGGACAGCACCTCTTGAGTGGTTCAAG aattGTCAAGCTCTTCAAGGATCAAGATACAAAGCACACAGGTCATTTTTGGTTATTGACAACGTGATGAGTGAAGATGCCGGTGATTACACGTGTAAATTTACCCACAATGAAAATGGTGTCAATTACAGTGTGTCAGCAACCAGGTCATTCACAGTTCAAG atGATCAAGCCTTTTCTTTGTTTCCAGTTATTAGAGCTCCTCCATACAATGAAACAAAGGAAGTGGAAATCG GAGAAACAGTTAACATAACTTGCTCTGCTTGCTTTGGGAGAGGCGCTCAGTTCTTGGCTGTGGTCCTTTGGCAGCTTAATGGAAGCAAAGTTAAGGACTTTGGTGAAGGAAGAATTCAAGAGGAGGAGGGACAGAATCAAAG TTCCAGCAGTGAGATGACTTGTCTAAACATGGTGCTAAGGATAGCTGATGTGAAGGAAGAGGACCTGTCACTGAAATATGACTGTCTGGCCCTGAATTTGCATGGCGTGAGAAGGCACACCGTAAGGCTGAGTAGGAAAAATCCAA TTGATAATCCAAGCATCTACTACATAGTTGCAGGATGTAGTACCTTATTAATGCTAATCAATGGCTTGGCAATCATCCTAAAAGTGTTCTGGATTGAGCTTATTCTGCTCTGGAGAGATATAGTTAGACCTTACAAAACTAGGAATG ACGGAAAGATCTATGATGCTTATGTTATCTATCCTCGGGACTACAAAGCTAGTCCAGAGGGAGCCGGTCCTGTGGAGTACTTTGTTCACCAGATTCTGCCTGATGTTCTTGAAAATAAATGCGGATACAACCTCTGTATTTATGGGAGAGATCTGCTACCTGGAGAAG ATGCAGCCACTGCAGTGGAAAGCAGCATCCGACAGAGCCGGAGGCACATCTTCATCCTGACTCCTCAGGTCTTGCAGAGTAAAGAGTTCGCCTACGAGCAGGAGATCGCCCTGCACAGCGCCCTCATCCAGAACGACTCCAAGGCCATTCTCCTTGAAATGGAGGCTCTGAGCGGACCAAGTGGCCTTCAGGTTGGGGAGCTTCAGGACTCCCTCAGGCATCTCATGGAAGTGCAGGGCACCATCAAGTGGAGGGAAGACCACGTTGCCAACAAGCGGTCCCTGAATTCCAAATTCTGGAAGCACGTGAGGTACCAAATGCCTGTGCCAAGCAGACTTTCTAGTTTGACTTCCCAGGGGCAATAG